The DNA region GTGACGGTAGCTCACGCGGGGTTTCATCTGCAACTGAAGTCCAGGTAAAGGTTAGTAATCGAAGGGGTTCTACCTTTAGTATCGTTCCGAAATCAGTTACCTCTCCATTCCGTGAATAAGTCACTTTAGAACCTTCTGTCCAGTCCGATTGGACTTTTGTCTTAAAAAAGTATTTTTCAGTGTAATAGCTGCTCGTCAATGCCTCCCACAGCATTTCAGGTGTAGTTGCGATGTATGTAACATAGACAAATTTCGTGTCGTTCATTATTTCTCCTCCTCTTTTTTATAGAGTAGCACTATCTACTATCTTTTGAAAATTGTTTTTATTAAAAACTCAGTTTTCATTCGGAGATGTCCTTCATCCACCCTATCTTTTACGTCAAAAACCTGATCGTTGAGCTGATTTCATCAATATGATTTTTATCGGCCCACAAAATAAAATAGTTGTAAGTTGTCCCATCGATTTGTATGGACTGTGGATAGCGGACAATTAGTGCGGATTGACCTTTCATTTCAGGTGGTTGGTCAGCCGACGGATAAATATAGCATGCCTCTTGGGCTTGAATATGTGTATGAATGATTTGTGGTCCGGTTCCGTACGGTATTAGTTGGTGGAACGCTTCATTTTGGCAGACTTCGTTCATCGATTCTTCTGAAAATATTGCTGAAATTTGGAAAAAACCATCATGGCCTTCATACCTCTCATCTTTTACTTTTTGCCAATGCCCCGGATATTGAAATTGAATGTTGAAGGCTGTGTTGGTATAGGTCTTTCTTATGGGAGTAGCAGACATCGGTGATCACTGCAGTGCAGTTATGAATCCACCAGTGAGTAACTGTATTGGAACATGATGCAATAAATTTATTAACCACATTTCACTCGCTGATCCTTGGTTGTTGCAGCCTGAGAGAAAGGCGAGGTTTCTGCCATCTGGTGACCAAGTAATCGGAGTAGCAAAGCAACTCGAAATGGCTCTAGTGCGTTCATTCTCTCCTTGCCAGCCCGATATTCGGATAAGGGAAAAATATCCGACGTTTTCAAAGGCAGTTCCACTATACGTAATGGTAGAGGAATCAGGCGACCATTCTGAAAAATAGTTTTTCGCAAGCGGTCCACCTCTTAGTTCAACTAAATTACCTGTAGAGATTTCTAAGATATATATCAGTGATATGCTTGCTCCTGGCGTGGTGTAGAGAACATACGCTCCATTAGGTGAGAGACGAACCGAATTATACCGAGTACTAGTGTTCTGGGTGATTTGTCTTTTACCAGTTCCATCCTTTCGAATACGAAAAAGTTGACTGATTCCAGCTCTATCTGTTGCTTGAAAAAGTAATTCTGTACTGCTTGGAAACCATTGAACATCTGTTGCAGCAGGCTGGGCGATTCTCTGCACCTGATGGCTGAGGACATGATATAAGATAATTTCATTTTGCTTTGCGTAAGCAAGTGTTTGACTGTCTGGCGACCAACTTAAATAAATACCTTCCCCGTCGACATATTGATCAAGATGAGAAATGGCACCTTCAGATTTATTAACAACGTAAAGATAACCATTTCGGCCTACAAACGCAATCTTATTGCTATCTGGTGACCAAAACGGTACTGAAAAAGATTCCCCTAAACCAGTAGTAAGCCGTACATTCTCACCAAAGCTAGGATGGTATAACCAAATATCGTATCCTTCCCCATAGTTGGCAGTATAAGCTATCATTCCACTTTCCCCTGGCGGTGCAAACGGTATGACCAACTTCATCCCTGGAATAATTTCATAGGATGGCAAACGGTTTATTTGCCGTATGAGCTCATAATTTATTTGACCCGCGGTTTGGACATTATATCTTCTTGCTAGATGGTAAAGTGTGTCTCAGGTTGTACGATATAGTAGGGATTTCCTGGAGGAACTTTTAGTAGCTGTCCAACCAGTAAAGTATATGGGTGCTGAAGTTGGTTTGTTTCGATAATAAGGGATTGTTGAACACCAAAGTATTGGGCAATTTTATAGACCGAATCACCTGGCATTACACGAATGACATCAACACCTGGTGGAACAGAAAGCTGCTGACCAATATAAATCGTGTAGGGTGGTGCTATATTGTTTGCAGCAATAAGCGAATCGACCGGAAGCTCCCAACGCTTCGCAATTTGACTCAGCGTATCACCAGAACGGACCGTATAAAAAAGTTGCATCCCTTTACCCCTCCTTATTATTCAAAATGACTATAGGAATCTAAAATATATTTGCGATTTTGAGATAATATCTGTGACTCATTGAATATATCTAAAACTCCAGAGATTTCCTCCACCTACATGAAAAATCCTCCCCCTGCTTCTAAGTTATTCTGCAAATCAGCCAAAGATTCTTTCTGTCCTACAAGAAGGCCTTAGTAGCTTTTATTCTTTATTTGGGAAGGAGGAACAAGGTAGATTTGAGTAAAAAGGGTCCGCACCTGAATACCTTTTTTGATCAAAAAAAAGAAGCAGCACGATAGCGCTACTTCTAAAGGATATGTAGTAATGAATCTTAGAGCAATAGTCGCAAACAAACAAAAAAAGTGAAGAGCTAGAAGCCATTCGCCGTACCTAATACCTTACATCTATTTACCTGTTGAACGAAGAAAATCAAGAATCAATCTATAGTAAAAAGCGTTTGTTTACACTATACCTTTTACCTGTTCTAAATCAATTCCTCTCCGACTTAATTCCTCTTCTAGCATACATATAAAATCCTTGTCTAACTTCAAATCTACTGCACGAACATATGAATCTTCTACTTCTTTGTTGCTCATTATAGAAAGCATATCCTACTCCTTATAGCGAATGGCATTCTATCCCTTCACCTACTTCCATTATATTTTTAAAAATCTAACAATACCATGATAAATATTTCCATTGATATTATTATTTTGGAGAAAGATAGAATATATACAATTATTAATTGAAGGAGAGCCTCTCAATATGGAATCAAATGTTCAGAAACAAAAAGCTGAATGCTACCTCTTCTAACCGGCTATAATGTTCTATGGCTAAGGCTTCTCTTATAATTCCCCCAAGTACAGCTTCAACTACTTGATAATTTTCCTGGTGATTTCTTGCCATACAGGCATTCGTGCCATATGGATTGAAAAACGTTTTAGGATCAAAATACATTTGAGTCAATCCTTCCTTTCACAGGTTTTCAAAAACATCATATGCCTGAGTTTAGAGAATGTACTTCAATCCATAGGAACGTATATATAAATGATGCTTAATCATAAATATATCTCCCTCAAAACAGACAGACTCACTTCCACGAATGTCCATCGCGAGTTGTATTAGCGCTGCATAATTGGTGGGTATTCGGGACATTCAAGCTTATATATGGTAATATGTTACTAAGATCTTCCTGTAAATAAAGGAGCCTTGCCTCCTTTATCAGTACGGAAATATTGACTCCCCAAGTTATTCTGTTGGGGATCTGTTTCCTGTATTGGAAGGTTTTATTTTTATATGAGGAGGATTAATTATGAATAGAGAAATAAAATTTTTCAAAAGGTTTAATCCAAGTTTGGAGGTTATCTACTATGAACCATAGTATCCAACAAAGGAAGGACTACTTCAATCAGCAGCTGGTTTATATTGATGAAAATATTAAAGAGTTAACTGACCTATATGTCTCATCAACTCCGGTACTAGACCGAATAAAGCACTTTTTTACTTTATACTCTCTTGAAGTTGAGGACCTATTGAAGAATAATCAAAGAAAAGGCACTTTTCCTTATTTTCCGAAAGTGTATATTGGGACAAAGGTAACAGTTTTATACGATGAGGATAATGAAACAGAAGATTATGTTATTTGTTTCCCTGAACAGTCAGATCCTGATAAAGGCTTTATCTCCTTTTTATCACCAGTAGGAAGGCAGGTACTTCTTAAGAATCTAGGTGATAAAGTGGCGTTAAAAATTCCAACAGGCGACCTTTGGGTTACAATTAAGGAAATTTCATTTGTTGGTCATCTTTTAGACGTAACAACAAATACAAAAGAGGCATGAAAAAATATTATGAAACCGCTTTAACACAAGGGGAGCTACGGTCGAATTTTCGGCCATCTCTCCTTTTATTTGCTAGAAATGAGGCTATACACTTTGGATATTATTACTGCTGAACTTTGGGACGAAGATCTCTGGCAAAAAGTCAGAGTTATTTATATAGAAGCATTTAGTCAATACTGCGGTAAGCCTATAAGAAATCCTTTCAAGTTTTGAATCAAAAATAATCCAAAATGCAGAAGTCCTTCACTAATATCGTTTGAAATTCAGGGTCATTCCCATAGCAATTAGTATTCCCTCCCCCTCATAATAAAAAAAAGCACAATCCTTATATTAGGACTGCACTTGAATGTATATTTTTCACCCGACTTTAGTTTTTTACAATGAAGAGATTTCTTTAACAATTTGTTCAAGTGCTTCGCTAATTGGTGTAACTGGACGACCGAGAACTTTCTCAAAATCATTGCTTCCAACTGCTAATGAACCGTTTCGAATGCTTTCCTGAATCCCAACAACAATTGGAATCACAAAATCAGGCAAACCTAAACCTTTCATAATCTCAGCATATGTCTCGTCATTGACTTGTTGTACAGGTATTTCTTTACCCAAAACATGACCAAGAGCTGTTACTAATTCTTCTTGGGTTAAAAGTGTGCCTGAAAGTTCATATACTGTATTTTCGTGACCATTACCCGAAAGAACAGCTGCTGCTGCATCTGCATAATCCTGTTGCAGTGCCCAGCCTACCTTACCTGCACCGGCGGAAGTAACCCACGGCGCACCTGCCAAGACACCCTGAATGCTTCCAATTTCGTTTTCCAAATACCAATTGTTACGCAAGAAAGAATATGGGATACCAGTCTTAATAATGGCTGCCTCTGTCGCAACATGAGGCGGAGCCATTAAATTTTTGCTTTCTGTTGCATTTGCTAAGCTTGTATAAGCGATGAATTTAACTCCTGCACGATTAGCTGCTGCGACAGCATCGGTATGTTGACGAATTCTTGTCTCATTGTCTCCATCGGCAGAAATAATTAATAAGCGATCGATTCCTGCAAAAGCAGTATCCAAGGTTTGCGGCTGGTCAAAATCTCCCTGGCGAACTTCTACTCCACGAGCCCGCAGTCCTTCCGCTTTCTCAGGGTTGCGAACACTTACAGCCAGTTGTTCTGCTGGTACAGTTTTCAATAAAGTATCCACAACTTTCGTTCCTAATTTCCCAGTTGCTCCTGTAACTAATAGTTTCATTTGTATATCCCTCCATTTTATCTTTTTTATTATTCTCTAAAAAAGAATTCACACCCACATGTATCTATATCGGATACCTGTATCTATAATAGATACATGTTGTAACATTGTCAACATATTTAATAATCCTTTTTTATATTCTGGTATTTAAGGTATAATACCTTGTAATCAAATTAGATACATCTTATAATTCAAGATAAATTTGTTAATAAAAAATTAGGCAGGTGAATGATTTGTCTATCAGCAGCCGTTTTACCGTTGGAGTCCATATCTTGGCTCTTATAGAATTAAATAAAGAAGGGATAAGTTCATCGGAATTTTTAGCGGGAAGTGTTAACACCAATCCAACCTTGATAAGGAAAATTATAGGAATGCTTAAAAGGTCGAACTTAATCAAGGTAAAACCTGGTATTGCAGGGGCAAAACTAGCAAAGGAACCATCTTTTATAACATTACTTGACGTTTATAAAGCGGTCGATGTGGTACAGGAAAAAGAATTGTTTAATGTCCATGATAATCCTAATCCTAATTGCCCCGTGGGCAGGAATATTCAAGATTCGATCAC from Neobacillus sp. FSL H8-0543 includes:
- a CDS encoding peptidase M56, translated to MSATPIRKTYTNTAFNIQFQYPGHWQKVKDERYEGHDGFFQISAIFSEESMNEVCQNEAFHQLIPYGTGPQIIHTHIQAQEACYIYPSADQPPEMKGQSALIVRYPQSIQIDGTTYNYFILWADKNHIDEISSTIRFLT
- the sda gene encoding sporulation histidine kinase inhibitor Sda yields the protein MSNKEVEDSYVRAVDLKLDKDFICMLEEELSRRGIDLEQVKGIV
- a CDS encoding GreA/GreB family elongation factor, whose amino-acid sequence is MNHSIQQRKDYFNQQLVYIDENIKELTDLYVSSTPVLDRIKHFFTLYSLEVEDLLKNNQRKGTFPYFPKVYIGTKVTVLYDEDNETEDYVICFPEQSDPDKGFISFLSPVGRQVLLKNLGDKVALKIPTGDLWVTIKEISFVGHLLDVTTNTKEA
- a CDS encoding SRPBCC family protein, whose protein sequence is MNDTKFVYVTYIATTPEMLWEALTSSYYTEKYFFKTKVQSDWTEGSKVTYSRNGEVTDFGTILKVEPLRLLTFTWTSVADETPRELPSQVTFELKPMEMTVKLKLTHENLMPVDWVDADDTFEGLNNGWPAILSNLKSLLETERTLPSLSI
- a CDS encoding SDR family oxidoreductase — its product is MKLLVTGATGKLGTKVVDTLLKTVPAEQLAVSVRNPEKAEGLRARGVEVRQGDFDQPQTLDTAFAGIDRLLIISADGDNETRIRQHTDAVAAANRAGVKFIAYTSLANATESKNLMAPPHVATEAAIIKTGIPYSFLRNNWYLENEIGSIQGVLAGAPWVTSAGAGKVGWALQQDYADAAAAVLSGNGHENTVYELSGTLLTQEELVTALGHVLGKEIPVQQVNDETYAEIMKGLGLPDFVIPIVVGIQESIRNGSLAVGSNDFEKVLGRPVTPISEALEQIVKEISSL
- a CDS encoding Rrf2 family transcriptional regulator, giving the protein MSISSRFTVGVHILALIELNKEGISSSEFLAGSVNTNPTLIRKIIGMLKRSNLIKVKPGIAGAKLAKEPSFITLLDVYKAVDVVQEKELFNVHDNPNPNCPVGRNIQDSITPVLSSAQLALEKVLANVTIESIVKDIFEKENFNTIID
- a CDS encoding LysM peptidoglycan-binding domain-containing protein → MQLFYTVRSGDTLSQIAKRWELPVDSLIAANNIAPPYTIYIGQQLSVPPGVDVIRVMPGDSVYKIAQYFGVQQSLIIETNQLQHPYTLLVGQLLKVPPGNPYYIVQPETHFTI